ACACAGGGAGGCTTAAAAGGGTCCCTAGACTGGGGGCAGCCCTCGGGTGAAGGAGGCGGGTGCATGGAGCACATGGTCCGGACACCTTCTGGAGACTGGGCcgaggggtggggctggcttcCAGGAGTCGGGAACAGGTTGGAGGCCCTTTGTTGGGAAGGGAAGTGGCAGGCGTGTGTCCAGTTCATCAAAACGAGTGCAGAATCGGGGAGGAGATCCGGGGGTTCGGGAAGCAGGTGTCCCGAGGTGGGCGGACATCTATAATTCCATAAACAAAGAAACAGGGCAGCTCATGCCCGGAACTAGGGGGTGGTGGGAAGACTGCTAAAAGAATCGCCGACAATTTCCTTCATAAAAATGCGATCTGAGAGCATTTGATTTCCACTttcactcccccccgccccccgccccgacacACGCACTGTCTCCAAAGACACTCAAATTGCAGCCATATGGGGCTAAAGTAATAGGAAGCAGTTACCTTATTTACTGCAGTGGCGGCGCACTCAAACCTGACAGCCGCAGCCAAGGACCTCCGGGCAATGAAATTAACAGCAGAAGGTTCTTGTTCTttgaaactttgttttgtttacacCCAGGGGTGTACGTGGGAAAAGCAATTATCTAACTTTGAAGGATAAAAGAGGTTGTGTGGAGGAAAAAAGGGAGGTGGTGAGAATTGAGTGATCGAGGAAGGCAGGTTCAATAAGAAAGGTGGGGAGCGGGGTTCCTTCTTCCCTTGGCTTCTAAGACAGTGTCACCGGCTGATCGCTTTGAAAGACTCAGCGGGAATGACACCTCTACCCACCCCCCACGCTAGCGCCCTCTCCCCGTGCGTACAAGCATCCTTCCTCGCCTACCAGGGAGGCCCCAGCTCTGGGTCGCGCCAGACTACAAACCCATTTCTCAGACTGCCACCTCTCAGTCTCCAAACTGTCGGGGAGTCGAGGTCACCCAATGACCGGTGTTCACACTCTCTGCAACCCTGCTCTCTCGCTAACACCTGGCAGCCGTGCGCCAGTCAGGAGTGAGACACATCCCCATTACCAAGTCGGGGGTTGCTTTCCCCACCCAGCGGGACTGAGTTTCTCTGCATTGGACAAGAACGGGGCTTGGTCTGATTGTTCTCAGGTTATTCTGTGCCTCTCGTTTCCTTCTGGATTGAGTCCCACCTTTGCTATGAGCGCTGCAGGAATCCCCGAAGTTTACAAACTCAGACACCTCGCAAGCGCTAAGCTAATTTTGTTCAGAACAAGTGCCTTCACCACCAGGCATAAAGACAGGCGGGAAAATGCGGCGGGGAAGCAAAAAATTACTAAATACCCCTCCGGAGAAGGGGGCCAGGCATGGCAACGCTAGGGTTTTCATTTCCCACTTGAAGCTTCGGAGGCACttaggcaaagaagaaaaaagggagagagagggagggaaggagggagggagagaggagggaaggaaggaaggaaggaagggaaggggggaaggaaggagggaaaaaaggaggaaagaagagaaacacggggagggaggagctgagcTAACTTTTTCAGCGTGAAACTGAAACCATCGACCTCTGCACGCCTCGTGCAAACTCCGGGTCTGTAAAGGCACCCAACGCAAACACAACTCCAAGAAACCCTATCAGAAGGGAAACCACCACTCTTTCCGGGCACGGGCCAGCTtgcgaggggtgggggggaggacagGGGTGGCGAAGAAGGTCTGTTCCTCCAGCCCGCTCGGGGACAGGCTCCCTCCCTCCGGCTCCAAGGTGGCCCTGGGGCTGCCCGGGGAATTCGGGCGGACGGTGCATGGCTGGGACAACCCGGCAGCCGTCGCCCACAGCGGGCAGCGGATTCCAAGAGGGTGCGGGCGGGGTGTGCAGAGCGACCCGGGCCCAGGGCGGAGGGTGGGCTTTCTCTGGGCGGGGAAACCAGACACTTATAGGCGGCTGAGGCCGACTTTATTTTTACTGCCCAAACTGTTGGAAAGTATTTAAGCTTAAACAGAAACAGCTGTATCGCTGGCACCGGCCAACGAAACTATTTGTTACCGGGAATGACTTTTTATGATTAAGGACGCGGCCGTCGGCGGCCTCTCAAGGGCAGCCTGCGCGGGTCGCCAGGGCGATATGGGCGTCGCCAACTCGCTGTTCGCTAATAAGACCGAACGGCCAGAGATATGAGACTGTATACCTAAAGCCCACCTTGTAAAGTTTGAGAGAGGCCAAAAACTAGAACCCCTCGTTTCCAGGGGTGTGGGCAgtgagtgggagggagggtgggtcCGGAGCTGCGCCTGTCCCGCGTGTCCAGGACCTCGCCGCGTCCGCCGCGCACCTAACTTTGGACAGGAGGCCGGTTTTCCACTCTGGGCTTCCTGCCCTTTCGAGTCAGACTCCTTGGCTCGCcttttctgctctctctctcgttctttcttttttctctccttcttccaccACATCCCTCGCCAAGGGAAACTGCTTTCATTCAGCGATGTTTTAACTAAATCGTGGGTTCCGAGGAGTGGGTGCTGTTACTTGCAGCTTGGTTGGTAAGAGAATAGGGTCGGGGATTGCTGGGCCCGGACTTAAGTCCCGGCCGCCTCCGCCCCAGCCACGGATCACAGCGAGTTGAGCAGGAGCGTGTGTTTGCGTGTGCACAAAAGCGATGCATCTGGGGGCCCGGCCTTCGCCCCCTTTCCTGGATCCCACCATCATCGCCTCTCTTCCTCAACCAGCAGTGGACCCCGCGAAGCTCCCCGGGTTTTCTCGCGGAGTGTATACCGCGCACTTTGGGAAGAGCTGTGGACAGGAAGTGCTCAGCCCAGGCCCAGAGGGTCGCCAGGGTCCAGGGGAAGCGGGACGCTCCCCCAGCCGCGCACCCCAACCAAGCTTCAGATTCGGCCTTGGTGGTCGTCCAtgccctcccccaacacacccaGGCCCGGGGCACGGAgcggctgggctggggctggcgACACTTGGGGCCAGGGCCTGGCGGGGACGAGCAGCGGGGGCTGGCGGCAGGGGCAGGTGGCTGCGGGCGTCCGggacgtggggggggggggcaggaaaaAGGCGCGCGATGTCCCCACAGGATCCCGGAGGGTTGGAAGGCTCGGGCGGCAACAGTGAGCCGCCACTGGGTCTGCATTCGGCTTCCAAGCTGGGGGCGAGCGCTACAGCCCAGCCCGGCTCGCAGGGCCGGAGGGTGGCCGAGGGCAGGGTTGCACGACAGGAGGAGACACAGGCACATTGATTTGTTAGCGGGATGGGACTGGCGGCAGTGGGGGGGAGGCCGTTGCCATGGAGACCGAGGGTCGGGTGTGCAACTAGGGAGGAGGGGGCCGGGTGGGAGAGCTGGCGAGGGGCGCGTCGCCGGCTCTCGGGGTTCGGGCGCGGCCCGCGGCGCCCCAGCACCTGTGCATTGTGCATTGTGCGGCGCGGGCGGCGACGGGGGGAGGGAAGGGCGCGAGTccgggcggtgggggtggggcgggctggGGGTCTCCGAGGAGGTGGGGCCTGGCTGACACCGCCGCAGGGGTCCCAGAGAGAGCTGTGGGGGACACCGAGCACCGGAGGGACATCTtggcggcggggagggggcccCGGCGGGGACAGAGGGTGGACGGCCCCCCTGCCAGCCCGACAGACTGACAGCGGCCAAGCCCGCCCTCCACGCTACGTCACTTCCGGCGCCCCCCCCTCCGCGCTCTGTCTCGGGAGTTGCTTGGGACTCCGCCCCCTGGCGATTGGAACGCGGGTCACGTAGCAACGCGGGGGAGAAAGCGAGAGGGGCGTGGCCCGGAGTTTGCCCAATCAGAGCGCAGGAGAGCTGGCCCTGGCCGCTCGGCTTTAGCAACGTCGTTAGCAACACGTGGGGCGGGAGGAAGCGCAGGGCaagcggggaggagggaggcgcgcgcgggagggggcggggagggagcgaGCGcgcgggagggggaggagaacTGACGTCAGCGGGAGAGTATTATGGTCTGTCGTGCGCTGGCTGCTGCTTTTCTGCTCCTGGAAGCGGCCAAGGGGGGAAGCGGCGAGTCAACATGGAGCTTTCAGCGGTGGGGGAGCGGGTGTTCGCGGCCGAAGCCCTCTTGAAGCGGCGCATACGGAAAGTAGGTGCCCCCGGGCCTTTGCCGAGCCCTCCCCTCCCGGCCCGCGTTCCCTCCCCCTGCTGCagcccagcttcccttcccccaggtcccAGCAGCGGCCGCGGCCGTGGCGGCGGCTCTGAGCCCAAGCGCTTTCCTTAGACTTGCAGCGATGCACAGATtgcatgggtgggggtggggggcggggtggggggattgAATGCCGGTGCATGCACTTTGTGCAGCATTTCGTGCAGGGGGTGATGCAGCGGGCGCGTGCCTTTCGCGGTGGGATTTCACACATTCATTCGGTGCAtgcatttttttgcatgtatttcTCGTGTCCCCGTCATGCATTTTtccccgtgcacacacacattttcctttttgcatCCTCAGGGACGCATGGAATACCTCGTGAAATGGAAGGGCTGGTCGCAGAAGTAAGTAGGTTCTATGCAATTCTCAACCCCAGACTGTTATTCGGgagctttctttcttcctctttttccctttacATTGCAATACAATACAATGCAACAAGAAAAGTTACAGACATATACACACCTACCCGCGGCTCTTTCCTTGCTCCCAGGACTGACGCCTGCTTCTTCCTGATTCCCTTTAGGTACAGCACATGGGAACCTGAAGAAAATATCCTGGATGCTCGCCTGCTCGCAGCCTTTGAAGAAAGGTACAGGCCCTTCCAAGCTTCAGCTTCTCACTTAGGAACACGAAGGGTGGCTCCTATCCAGCCTGAACTGGAGGCCCGCTTGGTTTCTTTACTCACAcacccctttctccctccttccttcctgcagggAACGAGAGATGGAGCTGTATGGCCCCAAAAAGCGAGGACCCAAACCCAAAACCTTCCTGCTCAAGGTAGGATGGCAGTGTTCATTGAGGGCTTGTGGACCTGAGGGCTTGTGAACCAGTGGGGTGTCCTATTTGTAACCTAGGAAGGAGTTCCCAGACAGGCTGTCACCAAATCACTGGCACCGCTAAGGGTGTCTTAGGGGGAGGGGCTTAGCCACACTAGAATTCTTTTATCAGACCGGCCAGCCATATCAAATAGACATATAATCAAATACAAGAAGTGTGCTTGGTGTGAGTGGCTGCTTCCAGACAAATCTTCTATCCCTTCCTCCAGACTGCTACTCCTAAGCTTCACCCTCACCCATTTAGAAATTTGAAGGCATCAGAGAGTGTAGCAGGGATCCTGGGGCTGGAAGAGGGCTGAGGGAGGTGGAGCTGGTGGACAGGGCCCTGCTCTGCTCTTGACACTGCATTCTCTTCTTGCAGGCCCAGGCGAAGGCAAAGGCCAAAACTTATGAATTCCGAAGTGACTCAGCCCGGGGCATTCGGATCCCTTACCCCGGCCGCTCTCCCCAGGAACTGGCCTCTACTTCCCGGGCCCGTGAGGGCCTTCGGAACATGGGTCTTTCCCCAccagggagcagcagcagcaccagcagcaccTGCCGAGTGGAGCCCCCTCGGGACCGTGAGCGGGACCGGGAgcgagagagggagagggaacgGGAACGAGAGCGTGAGCGGGGCACCAGCCGTGCAGATGACAAACCCAGCTCTCCAGGTGACAGCTCCAAGAAGCGAGGTCCCAAGCCCCGGAAAGAGCTCCTGGACCCCTCACAAAGGCCCTTGGGAGAACCCAGTGATGGCCTCGGAGATTACCTCAAGGGCAGGAAGCTGGATGATGCTGCTTCTGGGGCAGGAAAATTCCCAGCTGGCCACAGTGTGATCCAGCTGGCTCGAAGGCAGGACTCGGACCTGGCCCAGTGTGGTGtggccagccccagcccagctgaAGCCACGGGCAAACTGGCTGTGGACACCTTTCCGGCCAGGGTCATAAAGCACAGGGCCGCCTTCTTGGAGGCCAAAGGCCAGGGCACCCTGGACCCTGGTGGCCCCCGGGTCCGGCATGGCTCAGGCACCCCCAGCTCTGTGGGGGGCTTGTATCGGGACATGGGGGCCCAAGGGGGAAGGCCCTCCCTCATCGCCAGGATCCCAGTGGCCAGAATCCTGGGGGACCCAGAGGAAGAATCCTGGAGCCCCTCTCTGACCAACTTGGAGAAGGTGGTGGTCACCGACGTGACCTCAAACTTTTTGACCGTCACAATTAAGGAAAGTAACACGGACCAAggcttttttaaagagaaaagatgaatTGCTGGGTGGGTGATCCTAGGacaagagagcaggagagagagtgagagcgcAAACTTGgcataatgctttttatttctggatGGGAGGCCACCTTTTGGCTGGTCCTGTCCCATCCCTACCTTAACACATCCCTCTTCCTTTCATCCCTCCCCCTCAGTTTTGGTTGGAAAGATTATCTCTAGAGTTATATTTTCTATTAGatgtaaatatgttatttaagaaaaaatatctaaatatatatatttcaactcttgaagttgttttatttaaacaaggagagaaagagagagactcagTGTGGTTTAGTTGGGGCAGACAGGCTGAGTTGGGGCAGGAGGGGCCTGACAGCCACCCAGGGCACTAGGGAGGATGAAGACCTGGGCTCTGGGCCTCTGATGGTGTATGGAGGGACTCAGCCGGCCCACCTCACGCGTCCTCACTCTTCCTACAGCCCCAGGGCAGAACCCTGGTACGAAGACAGGACCCggattttttctctcttcccattgGTTGGCCAGGCCAACAAAAGGTTGGCTCCCCAATCAgaaaggaagggggtggggtcagtctgtttttctttttctttttcttttttttttttttttttttaagattaagaaATCTGTTGGGGGGGGGAGTATTAACTGGAgtaacttttttgtgtgtgaggtGAAAGGTGAAAAGTTGTGGGTGGGTGAGGAGCAGCAGATTTCCCCCAGGACCACACCAGGAAAAGCACTTTACGGGAGCTGTGTGTGT
The DNA window shown above is from Hippopotamus amphibius kiboko isolate mHipAmp2 chromosome 17, mHipAmp2.hap2, whole genome shotgun sequence and carries:
- the CBX8 gene encoding chromobox protein homolog 8 isoform X1, which translates into the protein MELSAVGERVFAAEALLKRRIRKGRMEYLVKWKGWSQKYSTWEPEENILDARLLAAFEEREREMELYGPKKRGPKPKTFLLKAQAKAKAKTYEFRSDSARGIRIPYPGRSPQELASTSRAREGLRNMGLSPPGSSSSTSSTCRVEPPRDRERDRERERERERERERERGTSRADDKPSSPGDSSKKRGPKPRKELLDPSQRPLGEPSDGLGDYLKGRKLDDAASGAGKFPAGHSVIQLARRQDSDLAQCGVASPSPAEATGKLAVDTFPARVIKHRAAFLEAKGQGTLDPGGPRVRHGSGTPSSVGGLYRDMGAQGGRPSLIARIPVARILGDPEEESWSPSLTNLEKVVVTDVTSNFLTVTIKESNTDQGFFKEKR
- the CBX8 gene encoding chromobox protein homolog 8 isoform X2: MELSAVGERVFAAEALLKRRIRKGRMEYLVKWKGWSQKEREMELYGPKKRGPKPKTFLLKAQAKAKAKTYEFRSDSARGIRIPYPGRSPQELASTSRAREGLRNMGLSPPGSSSSTSSTCRVEPPRDRERDRERERERERERERERGTSRADDKPSSPGDSSKKRGPKPRKELLDPSQRPLGEPSDGLGDYLKGRKLDDAASGAGKFPAGHSVIQLARRQDSDLAQCGVASPSPAEATGKLAVDTFPARVIKHRAAFLEAKGQGTLDPGGPRVRHGSGTPSSVGGLYRDMGAQGGRPSLIARIPVARILGDPEEESWSPSLTNLEKVVVTDVTSNFLTVTIKESNTDQGFFKEKR